ACGAAGCCCGCTCGTTCACCGGCTCGCAGGCCGGGGTGCTCACCACCTCGGTGCACGGCCGGGCGCGGATCATCGACGTCACGCCGGGGCGGCTCAAGGGCGCGCTGGACGAGGGCGCGGTGGTGATCGTCGCCGGGTTCCAGGGCGTCTCCCAGGACACCAAGGACGTCACCACGCTGGGCCGGGGCGGCTCGGACACCACCGCGGTGGCGCTGGCCGCCGCGCTGCACGCCGACGTCTGCGAGATCTACACCGACGTCGACGGGGTGTTCACCGCGGACCCGCGGATCGTCCCGAACGCCCGGCACATCCGGCAGATCACCTACGAGGAGATGCTGGAGCTGGCCGCCTGCGGGGCGAAGGTCCTGCACCTGCGCAGCGTGGAGTACGCCCGCCGGGCGGGCCTGCCGATCCACGTCCGTTCGTCATACTCGACCAACACCGGCACCATGGTCACCGGATCGATGGAGGACCTTCCTGTGGAGCAAGCACTGATCACCGGGGTCGCCCACGACCGCAGCGAAGCCAAGATCACGATCGTCGGGGTGCCGGACGAGCCGGGCGCGGCCGGCCGGATCTTCGACACGGTGGCCGGCGCCGAGATCAACATCGACATGATCGTGCAGAACGTCTCCACCGAGGGCACCGGGCGGACGGACATCTCCTTCACCCTGCCCAAGACCGACGGCCCCACCGCGATGGCCGCCCTCAGCAAGATCCAGGAGCAGGTCAAGTTCAAGGGCCTGCTCTACGACGACCACGTGGGCAAGGTGTCGCTGATCGGCGCCGGCATGCGGTC
The sequence above is a segment of the Micromonospora sp. WMMD882 genome. Coding sequences within it:
- a CDS encoding aspartate kinase codes for the protein MALVVQKYGGSSVANAERIKRVAERIVAARKAGDDVVVVVSAMGDTTDELLDLANQVSPLPPGRELDMLLTAGERISMALLAMAIHNLGYEARSFTGSQAGVLTTSVHGRARIIDVTPGRLKGALDEGAVVIVAGFQGVSQDTKDVTTLGRGGSDTTAVALAAALHADVCEIYTDVDGVFTADPRIVPNARHIRQITYEEMLELAACGAKVLHLRSVEYARRAGLPIHVRSSYSTNTGTMVTGSMEDLPVEQALITGVAHDRSEAKITIVGVPDEPGAAGRIFDTVAGAEINIDMIVQNVSTEGTGRTDISFTLPKTDGPTAMAALSKIQEQVKFKGLLYDDHVGKVSLIGAGMRSHPGVAAGFFAALGAAGVNIEMISTSEIRVSVVCRDTDLDVAVRAIHDTFELGGDEEAVVYAGTGR